In the genome of Xanthomonas translucens pv. cerealis, one region contains:
- the dusA gene encoding tRNA dihydrouridine(20/20a) synthase DusA, producing MTLPFPPSDLSAAYAASLPLSVAPMMDWTDRHCRVFHRLLAPSARLYTEMVHANAVVLGDRARLLGFDAVEHPLALQLGGSDPALLAQAARIGQGWRYDEINLNCGCPSDRVQAGRFGACLMREPALVADCVAAMVQAVDIPVTVKCRLGVDQDDDYAVFLGFVDQVAAAGCGLFVVHARNAWLQGLSPKENREVPPLRYDWAYRLKRERPQLQIVLNGGLADVDTARAQLDAVDGVMLGRAAYHDPYVLHRLDAALTGAMPRPRAELLRALRPYVEARLADGVALKHIARHLLGLFHGQPGGRAFRQILSEGAHRPGADWALLEQALLVTEGTPRVAA from the coding sequence ATGACGCTTCCGTTCCCGCCCTCCGACCTGTCCGCGGCCTACGCCGCCTCCCTGCCCCTGTCCGTCGCGCCGATGATGGACTGGACCGACCGCCATTGCCGCGTGTTCCACCGGCTGCTGGCGCCGTCGGCGCGGCTGTATACCGAGATGGTGCACGCCAATGCGGTGGTGCTGGGCGATCGCGCGCGGCTGCTGGGCTTCGATGCGGTCGAGCATCCGCTGGCGCTGCAGCTCGGCGGCAGCGATCCGGCGCTGCTGGCGCAGGCGGCGCGGATCGGCCAGGGGTGGCGCTACGACGAGATCAATCTCAATTGCGGTTGCCCGTCCGACCGGGTCCAGGCCGGGCGTTTCGGCGCCTGTTTGATGCGCGAGCCGGCGCTGGTCGCCGACTGCGTGGCGGCGATGGTGCAGGCGGTAGACATTCCGGTCACGGTGAAGTGCCGGCTCGGGGTGGACCAGGACGACGACTACGCGGTGTTCCTGGGCTTCGTCGATCAGGTCGCCGCCGCCGGCTGCGGGCTGTTCGTGGTGCATGCGCGCAACGCGTGGCTACAGGGCCTGTCGCCGAAGGAGAACCGCGAGGTGCCGCCGCTGCGCTACGACTGGGCCTACCGGCTCAAGCGCGAGCGCCCGCAGTTGCAGATCGTGCTCAACGGTGGGCTGGCCGACGTGGACACGGCGCGGGCGCAGCTGGATGCCGTGGATGGCGTGATGCTGGGCCGCGCTGCGTACCACGATCCTTACGTGCTGCACCGGCTGGACGCGGCCCTGACCGGCGCTATGCCGCGGCCCCGCGCCGAGCTGCTGCGCGCGCTGCGGCCCTATGTCGAGGCGCGCCTGGCCGACGGCGTCGCCCTCAAGCACATCGCTCGCCACCTGCTCGGCCTGTTCCACGGCCAGCCGGGCGGCCGCGCGTTCCGCCAGATACTCAGCGAGGGCGCGCACAGGCCGGGCGCGGACTGGGCGCTGCTGGAACAGGCGTTGCTTGTGACCGAGGGAACCCCCCGCGTCGCGGCGTAG
- a CDS encoding response regulator transcription factor: protein MRILLVEDEAPLRETLAARLKREGFAVDAAQDGEEGLYMGREVPFDVGIIDLGLPKMSGMELIKALRDEGKKFPVLILTARSSWQDKVEGLKQGADDYLVKPFHVEELLARVNALLRRAAGWSKPTLECGPVALDLAAQTVSVSGSNVDLTSYEYKVLEYLMMHAGELVSKADLTEHIYQQDFDRDSNVLEVFIGRLRKKLDPDGELKPIETVRGRGYRFAIPRTEG, encoded by the coding sequence ATGCGTATCCTTCTGGTCGAAGACGAAGCCCCGCTGCGAGAAACCCTGGCTGCTCGCCTGAAGCGCGAGGGGTTTGCGGTGGATGCGGCGCAGGACGGCGAGGAAGGCCTGTACATGGGCCGCGAAGTGCCGTTCGACGTGGGCATCATCGATCTCGGCCTGCCGAAGATGTCGGGCATGGAGCTGATCAAAGCGCTGCGCGACGAAGGCAAGAAATTCCCGGTGCTGATCCTCACCGCGCGTTCCAGCTGGCAGGACAAGGTCGAGGGCCTGAAGCAGGGCGCCGACGATTATCTGGTCAAGCCGTTCCACGTCGAGGAATTGCTGGCGCGGGTCAACGCGTTGCTGCGCCGCGCCGCGGGGTGGAGCAAGCCGACCCTGGAATGCGGGCCGGTGGCGCTGGATCTGGCCGCGCAGACGGTCAGCGTCAGCGGCAGCAACGTCGATCTGACCAGCTACGAGTACAAGGTGCTCGAGTACCTGATGATGCATGCCGGCGAACTGGTCTCCAAGGCCGACCTCACCGAGCACATCTACCAGCAGGACTTCGATCGCGATTCCAACGTGCTGGAAGTGTTCATCGGGCGCTTGCGCAAGAAGCTGGATCCGGACGGCGAACTGAAGCCGATCGAGACCGTGCGCGGCCGCGGTTACCGCTTCGCCATCCCGCGCACCGAAGGCTGA
- a CDS encoding ATP-binding protein — protein sequence MQARQLLAASLSLVAFLAAAGYALDQAFADTALSNLRERLKSYATAYANNVDVARDGSLYINNDKPPPDPHFDRPGSGLYAQIVMPNERWISMSSEGPLPPKGGMLEPRQETFDGPWPMTQIDGSEGEVYRYGIGLAYVRRDKETPVTIYIMEDTRALGAQLRVFRGRVWFNLGGAGLILLLLQAFILQWSLRPLRRVINELTKVQRGEAVRMGDRHPRELEPLTDSINAFIESERENLDRQRNTLADLAHSLKTPLAVLRTQLDSGTQGLELREELDAQLRRMNNLVTYQLSRAASSGHKLFSAPLPIEPNAEEIVRGLEKVYAAKGVLCEFDIEPSARFHGEPGDLQELLGNLLENAFKWARRRVLLSVRPAPAAGSRRAGLVMSVEDDGPGIAPEEVAHILQRGVRGDERVHGHGIGLAIVQDLVKGYRGELQVSRSEELGGARFLVTMPPGL from the coding sequence TTGCAGGCGCGTCAGCTGCTGGCCGCCAGTCTGAGCCTGGTGGCGTTCCTGGCCGCGGCCGGCTATGCGCTGGACCAAGCCTTCGCCGACACCGCGCTGAGCAACCTGCGCGAGCGCTTGAAGAGCTACGCCACCGCCTACGCCAACAATGTCGACGTGGCGCGCGACGGCTCGCTGTACATCAACAACGACAAGCCGCCGCCTGATCCGCACTTCGACCGGCCGGGCAGCGGCCTGTACGCGCAGATCGTGATGCCCAACGAACGCTGGATCTCGATGTCCAGCGAGGGTCCGCTGCCGCCCAAGGGCGGCATGCTCGAGCCGCGCCAGGAAACCTTCGACGGCCCCTGGCCGATGACCCAGATCGACGGCAGCGAAGGCGAGGTCTACCGCTACGGCATCGGCCTGGCCTATGTGCGCCGCGACAAGGAAACCCCGGTCACCATCTACATCATGGAAGACACCCGCGCGCTGGGCGCGCAGCTGCGCGTGTTCCGCGGCCGGGTGTGGTTCAACCTCGGCGGCGCCGGGCTGATCCTGTTGCTGCTGCAGGCCTTCATCCTGCAATGGAGCCTGCGCCCGCTGCGGCGGGTGATCAACGAACTGACCAAGGTGCAGCGCGGCGAAGCGGTGCGCATGGGCGATCGCCATCCGCGCGAGCTGGAGCCGCTGACCGACAGCATCAACGCCTTCATCGAGAGCGAGCGCGAGAACCTGGACCGCCAGCGCAACACCCTGGCCGACCTGGCGCACAGCCTGAAGACGCCGCTGGCGGTGCTGCGCACCCAGCTCGACAGCGGCACCCAGGGCCTGGAGCTGCGCGAGGAACTGGACGCGCAGCTGCGGCGCATGAACAACCTGGTGACCTACCAGCTCAGCCGCGCCGCTTCCAGCGGCCACAAGCTGTTCTCCGCGCCGCTGCCGATCGAACCCAACGCCGAGGAGATCGTGCGCGGGCTGGAGAAGGTGTACGCGGCCAAGGGTGTGCTGTGCGAGTTCGACATCGAGCCGAGCGCGCGTTTCCACGGCGAACCCGGCGACCTGCAGGAACTGCTCGGCAACCTGCTCGAGAACGCCTTCAAATGGGCGCGGCGGCGGGTGCTGCTGAGCGTGCGTCCGGCCCCGGCCGCCGGCAGCCGCCGCGCCGGTCTGGTGATGTCGGTGGAAGACGACGGCCCCGGCATCGCGCCGGAGGAGGTCGCGCACATCCTGCAGCGCGGCGTGCGCGGCGACGAACGCGTGCATGGCCACGGCATCGGCCTGGCGATCGTGCAGGATCTGGTCAAGGGCTATCGCGGCGAGCTGCAGGTCAGCCGCTCCGAGGAACTGGGCGGCGCGCGCTTCCTGGTGACCATGCCGCCGGGGCTGTAG
- a CDS encoding M90 family metallopeptidase codes for MAQLPAGDVPLISRWLRWLRQAPVAIDDTTWQLVRQRCAWVAALDTQREHTLRALAAHFLQRKTISPLDGLTLNAVQRTVLAALCCLPLLEFGADGLRGWSQLLVYPDAFRVQRSHVDAAGVLHEWEDELIGESWDSGPLILSWADVQADLDDPRAGYCVAVHEMAHKLDVLDGALDGTPPLPRDWHRRWAADFQRSYDAFCKRVDRGRASEIDAYAAEAPEEFFAVVSEYHFSAPERLQREMPEVAAHLERFYGRSPFAAA; via the coding sequence GTGGCACAGCTTCCTGCCGGGGATGTTCCGCTGATCTCACGCTGGTTGCGCTGGCTGCGGCAGGCGCCGGTTGCGATCGACGACACGACCTGGCAGTTGGTGCGGCAGCGCTGCGCGTGGGTGGCGGCACTGGATACGCAACGCGAGCACACACTGCGCGCGCTGGCCGCGCACTTCCTGCAACGCAAGACCATCTCGCCGCTGGACGGGCTGACCCTGAACGCGGTGCAGCGCACCGTGCTGGCCGCGTTGTGCTGCCTGCCGTTGCTGGAATTTGGTGCCGACGGCCTGCGCGGCTGGTCGCAACTGCTGGTGTATCCGGATGCGTTCCGCGTGCAGCGCAGCCACGTCGATGCGGCCGGCGTGCTGCACGAATGGGAAGACGAGCTGATCGGCGAATCCTGGGACAGCGGCCCGCTGATCCTGTCCTGGGCCGACGTGCAGGCCGACCTGGACGACCCCCGCGCCGGCTACTGCGTGGCGGTGCATGAGATGGCGCACAAGCTCGACGTGCTAGACGGCGCGCTGGACGGCACGCCGCCGCTGCCGCGCGACTGGCACCGGCGCTGGGCCGCGGATTTCCAGCGCAGCTATGACGCGTTCTGCAAGCGCGTGGACCGCGGCCGCGCCAGCGAGATCGACGCCTACGCCGCCGAGGCGCCGGAAGAATTCTTCGCGGTGGTCAGCGAATACCACTTCTCCGCGCCGGAGCGGCTGCAGCGCGAGATGCCGGAAGTCGCCGCGCACCTGGAGCGGTTCTACGGCCGTTCTCCGTTCGCGGCGGCGTAA
- the birA gene encoding bifunctional biotin--[acetyl-CoA-carboxylase] ligase/biotin operon repressor BirA — protein MDERELLARLSQGRLSGDALARSFGLTRAAVWKRIQGLRAAGVEIDGRAGEGYGLARPLELLEAERIRAALAPAARAELAGLEIAWSLASSNSTLLGRPAPPRGSQVLLAERQTGGRGRRGRVWASPLAAHLYLSVARGFDGGLGRLGGLSLAAGVAVAEALRAAGFATVGLKWPNDLLADGHKLGGLLVEGGGEFAGPARAVIGLGLNVRMPVASAASIDQPWTDLATLAGTGAEVSRNAIAATVLSHLLPALALFDAQGLAPFLPRYAALDLLAGRAIRIDEGGVASEGVALGLADDGALRVAFADGERALHAGEVSVRPA, from the coding sequence GTGGACGAGCGCGAACTACTGGCCCGGCTCAGCCAGGGCCGCCTTTCCGGCGACGCCCTGGCGCGTTCGTTCGGGCTGACCCGGGCGGCGGTGTGGAAGCGCATCCAGGGCCTGCGCGCGGCCGGGGTGGAGATCGACGGCCGCGCCGGCGAGGGTTATGGGCTGGCAAGGCCGCTGGAACTGCTCGAGGCCGAGCGTATCCGCGCCGCGCTGGCGCCGGCGGCGCGCGCCGAACTGGCCGGGCTGGAAATCGCCTGGAGCCTGGCCTCCAGCAACAGCACGCTGCTGGGGCGGCCGGCCCCGCCGCGCGGCAGCCAGGTGCTGCTGGCCGAGCGCCAGACCGGCGGCCGTGGCCGCCGCGGCCGGGTCTGGGCCTCGCCGCTGGCGGCGCATCTGTACCTGTCGGTGGCGCGCGGCTTCGACGGCGGGCTGGGGCGGCTGGGCGGGCTGAGCCTGGCCGCCGGCGTCGCCGTGGCCGAGGCGCTGCGCGCGGCCGGCTTCGCCACGGTTGGGCTGAAATGGCCGAACGACCTGCTCGCCGACGGACACAAACTCGGCGGCTTGCTGGTCGAAGGCGGCGGCGAGTTCGCCGGGCCGGCGCGCGCGGTGATCGGCCTGGGCCTCAATGTGCGCATGCCGGTGGCCAGCGCCGCCAGCATCGACCAGCCGTGGACCGACCTGGCCACGCTGGCCGGCACCGGCGCCGAGGTCTCGCGCAACGCGATCGCAGCCACAGTGCTGTCGCACCTGCTACCGGCGCTGGCGCTGTTCGACGCGCAGGGCCTGGCGCCGTTCCTGCCGCGCTATGCGGCGCTGGACCTGCTCGCCGGGCGCGCGATCCGCATCGACGAGGGTGGCGTCGCCAGTGAGGGCGTGGCGCTGGGGCTGGCCGACGACGGCGCATTGCGGGTGGCTTTCGCCGATGGCGAGCGCGCCCTGCATGCCGGCGAAGTCAGCGTGAGGCCGGCATGA
- a CDS encoding type III pantothenate kinase, translated as MSDWLFDLGNSRFKFAALERGHPGVVQAWPHGAEAMDAAAVAALPRGDSAYVASVAAPALTATVLDALRTRFTQVQVARTEAVCAGVRIAYAQPHKFGVDRFLALLAAHGGGDVLVVGVGTALTLDLLDRDGLHHGGRIAPSPTTMRQALQQRAAQLPAEGGDYREFAADTADALASGCDGAALALIERSLQRGEALLTRRPRLLLHGGGAPPLLHALPAAEQRPSLVLDGLALWAQAHAAAGRAG; from the coding sequence ATGAGCGACTGGTTGTTCGACCTGGGCAATTCGCGCTTCAAGTTCGCCGCGCTGGAGCGTGGCCATCCCGGCGTCGTGCAAGCCTGGCCGCATGGCGCCGAAGCGATGGACGCGGCGGCGGTGGCGGCGCTGCCGCGCGGCGACAGCGCCTATGTGGCCAGCGTCGCCGCGCCGGCATTGACCGCGACGGTGCTCGATGCCTTGCGCACCCGCTTCACCCAGGTGCAGGTGGCGCGCACCGAGGCGGTCTGCGCCGGCGTGCGCATCGCCTATGCGCAGCCGCACAAGTTCGGTGTGGACCGCTTCCTGGCGCTGCTCGCCGCGCACGGCGGGGGCGACGTGCTGGTGGTCGGGGTCGGCACCGCGCTGACCCTGGACCTGCTCGATCGCGACGGCCTGCACCACGGCGGGCGCATCGCACCGTCGCCGACCACGATGCGCCAGGCCCTGCAGCAGCGGGCGGCGCAGCTGCCGGCCGAGGGCGGCGACTATCGCGAGTTCGCCGCCGATACCGCCGATGCGCTGGCCTCCGGTTGCGACGGCGCGGCGCTGGCGCTGATCGAGCGCAGCCTGCAGCGGGGCGAGGCGCTGCTGACGCGGCGCCCGCGGCTGCTGCTGCACGGCGGCGGCGCACCGCCGTTGCTGCACGCGTTGCCGGCCGCCGAGCAGCGGCCATCGCTGGTGCTGGACGGGTTGGCGCTGTGGGCGCAGGCGCACGCCGCGGCCGGGCGTGCCGGGTAG
- a CDS encoding SPOR domain-containing protein, with protein MLVRALLVVLTILNLGVALWWATQPQTPAPAPLPALPAGVATLQLVQVPQATPQSSAQVPTAAAAGPSVADPAASAPAAVATVVPGAPVADAPASTVVPATASPVAATAPSVPVEVPRAAAVAAAADPAAAPVCLSLGPYPDRAAAQTAVAALGTAASRPRLREVGDDAATSFRVLLPTIGGEDGVKAAVDRIVAAGIRDYYPIREGDAGNAIALGQYRSREGAERRKAELARAGFNVDLIPSGGSGQSRWWLDLRADSAAQAAALRRRLGAPRQRALDCATLR; from the coding sequence ATGCTCGTCCGCGCCCTGCTCGTCGTCCTGACCATCCTCAATCTCGGCGTCGCGCTGTGGTGGGCGACGCAACCGCAGACCCCGGCGCCGGCACCGCTGCCGGCACTGCCGGCAGGGGTGGCGACGCTGCAATTGGTGCAGGTGCCGCAGGCCACACCACAGAGCTCTGCCCAGGTACCTACTGCTGCTGCCGCGGGGCCATCCGTGGCCGACCCCGCCGCCAGCGCGCCGGCCGCTGTCGCCACGGTGGTCCCCGGCGCACCCGTCGCGGATGCGCCGGCGAGCACGGTGGTGCCGGCGACCGCATCGCCGGTTGCCGCCACGGCGCCGTCCGTGCCGGTCGAGGTGCCCAGGGCGGCAGCAGTGGCCGCCGCCGCCGATCCTGCCGCCGCGCCGGTCTGCCTGAGCCTGGGCCCATATCCCGACCGCGCTGCCGCCCAGACGGCCGTGGCCGCACTTGGCACCGCCGCGTCGCGCCCGCGCCTGCGCGAGGTCGGCGATGACGCCGCCACCAGCTTCCGCGTGCTGCTGCCGACCATCGGCGGCGAGGACGGGGTCAAGGCTGCGGTCGATCGCATCGTCGCCGCCGGCATCCGCGACTACTACCCGATCCGCGAGGGCGATGCCGGCAACGCCATCGCCCTGGGCCAGTACCGCAGCCGCGAAGGCGCAGAACGCCGCAAGGCCGAACTGGCCCGCGCCGGTTTCAACGTCGACCTGATTCCCAGCGGCGGCAGCGGCCAGTCGCGCTGGTGGCTGGACCTGCGCGCCGACTCCGCGGCGCAGGCCGCGGCGCTGCGCCGGCGCCTCGGCGCGCCGCGGCAACGCGCGCTGGATTGCGCCACGCTGCGCTAG
- the rocF gene encoding arginase has translation MNSSFLPVSLIGVPTDIGAGHRGARMGPEALRIAGLHEALAGRGIEVRDLGNLDGPRNPWQSPVGGYRHLDQVVAWNRALMEASYAELCAGRMPIMLGGDHCLGIGSITAVARYCREQGRKLRVLWLDAHSDFNTSAVTPSGNVHGMPVACLCGLGPQALTELGGAAPALRPEQIRQIGIRSVDPDEKRLIKQHRIDVYDMRYIDEMGMKRTMEAALDGVDANTHLHVSFDVDFLDPSIAPGVGTTVPGGPNYREAQLVMEMIADSGRMGSLDIVELNPVLDHRNLTAELAVDLVESLFGKSTLMRD, from the coding sequence ATGAATTCCTCTTTTCTGCCGGTGTCCCTGATCGGTGTTCCCACCGATATCGGCGCCGGTCACCGTGGCGCGCGCATGGGGCCGGAGGCGCTGCGTATCGCCGGTCTGCACGAGGCGCTGGCCGGTCGTGGCATCGAAGTGCGCGATCTGGGCAACCTCGACGGTCCGCGCAATCCGTGGCAATCCCCGGTCGGCGGCTACCGGCATCTGGACCAGGTGGTGGCCTGGAACCGCGCGCTGATGGAGGCCAGCTACGCCGAACTGTGCGCCGGGCGCATGCCGATCATGCTCGGTGGCGATCATTGCCTGGGCATCGGCTCGATCACCGCGGTGGCGCGGTATTGCCGCGAGCAGGGGCGCAAGCTGCGGGTACTGTGGCTGGATGCGCATTCGGACTTCAACACCAGCGCGGTGACCCCGTCGGGCAACGTGCACGGCATGCCGGTGGCCTGCCTGTGCGGGCTGGGGCCGCAGGCACTGACCGAACTGGGCGGCGCCGCGCCGGCGCTGCGCCCGGAGCAGATCCGCCAGATCGGCATCCGCTCGGTGGATCCGGACGAGAAGCGGCTGATCAAGCAGCACCGCATCGACGTGTACGATATGCGCTACATCGACGAGATGGGCATGAAGCGGACCATGGAAGCGGCGCTGGATGGGGTCGATGCCAACACCCACCTGCACGTCAGCTTCGACGTGGATTTCCTGGACCCCAGCATCGCGCCGGGCGTCGGCACCACCGTGCCCGGCGGCCCCAACTACCGCGAGGCGCAGCTGGTGATGGAGATGATCGCCGACAGTGGGCGCATGGGCTCGCTGGACATCGTCGAACTCAATCCGGTGCTGGACCATCGCAATCTGACCGCCGAACTGGCGGTTGACCTGGTCGAGAGCCTGTTCGGCAAGTCCACGCTGATGCGCGACTGA
- a CDS encoding entericidin A/B family lipoprotein produces MKRLFTLTMLTLFCAGMLTGCNTMAGAGKDMQKAGDKVENKADDCKDGKC; encoded by the coding sequence ATGAAGCGACTGTTCACCTTGACGATGCTGACCCTGTTCTGTGCAGGCATGCTGACTGGCTGCAACACCATGGCCGGTGCCGGCAAGGATATGCAGAAGGCCGGCGATAAGGTGGAAAACAAGGCCGACGACTGCAAAGACGGCAAGTGCTGA
- a CDS encoding entericidin A/B family lipoprotein has translation MKRTFAWMLLAMFSVGLLSGCNTVAGAGKDVKSAGEKVEDAAKN, from the coding sequence ATGAAGCGTACTTTTGCGTGGATGCTGCTGGCGATGTTTTCGGTGGGCCTGCTGTCGGGCTGCAACACGGTTGCCGGTGCCGGCAAGGACGTGAAGAGCGCCGGCGAGAAGGTCGAAGACGCCGCCAAGAACTGA
- a CDS encoding CsbD family protein: MNKDIISGKWTQLKGKIKAQWGDLTDDDFDVATGNAQYLSGKLQERYGWDRDRAEKEVRTFQDGLGKEYRD; encoded by the coding sequence ATGAACAAAGACATCATTTCCGGCAAGTGGACCCAGCTCAAGGGCAAGATCAAGGCGCAGTGGGGCGATCTGACCGACGACGATTTCGACGTGGCCACCGGCAACGCGCAGTACCTGTCGGGCAAGTTGCAGGAACGCTATGGCTGGGATCGCGACCGCGCCGAAAAGGAGGTGCGCACGTTCCAGGACGGGCTGGGCAAGGAATACCGCGACTGA
- a CDS encoding tryptophan--tRNA ligase: MTTRVLTGITTSGTPHLGNYVGAIRPALQASLRPGIESFYFLADLHSLIKAQDPARTQRSTLEIAASWLAAGLDPSKVWFYRQSDVPETNELTWFLTCVAGKGILNRAHAYKAAVDKNRADGEDDDAGISAGLFMYPVLMAADILLFKAQQVPVGRDQIQHIEMARDFGQRFNHVYGRDYFTLPEALIDENVATLPGLDGRKMSKSYDNTIPLFAPREELKKRVFSIVTDSRAPGAPKDTDGSALFQLYQAFATAEETAAFAQAFAAGIGWGEAKQQLFARIDAEIAPMRERYEALMARPGEIEAILRDNAQRLRTRYATPFLAELRRAVGLRSLVVEPAAGVIETSASASVLITSALPVFKQYREQDGRFYFKLLDGEGALLLQSGGFDSPREAGRVIGALKQADHADALHGAELTLAVPADAVLAALQRLRDAG; the protein is encoded by the coding sequence ATGACCACCCGCGTCCTTACCGGCATCACCACCTCCGGCACCCCGCACCTGGGCAACTACGTTGGCGCGATTCGCCCGGCGCTGCAGGCCAGCCTGCGCCCCGGCATCGAGAGCTTCTATTTCCTGGCCGACTTGCACAGCCTGATCAAGGCGCAGGACCCGGCGCGCACCCAGCGCTCGACCCTGGAGATCGCTGCCTCGTGGCTGGCGGCCGGGCTGGATCCGTCGAAGGTGTGGTTCTACCGCCAGTCGGACGTGCCGGAAACCAACGAGCTGACCTGGTTCCTGACCTGCGTCGCCGGCAAGGGCATCCTCAACCGCGCCCACGCCTACAAGGCGGCGGTGGACAAGAACCGCGCCGACGGCGAGGACGACGATGCCGGGATCAGCGCCGGACTGTTTATGTACCCGGTGCTGATGGCCGCCGACATCCTGCTGTTCAAGGCGCAGCAGGTGCCGGTGGGCCGCGACCAGATCCAGCACATCGAGATGGCGCGCGATTTCGGCCAGCGTTTCAACCATGTCTACGGCCGCGACTATTTCACCCTGCCCGAAGCGCTGATCGACGAGAACGTGGCCACCTTGCCCGGGTTGGATGGGCGCAAGATGAGCAAGAGCTACGACAACACGATTCCGTTGTTCGCCCCGCGCGAGGAATTGAAGAAGCGCGTGTTCTCCATCGTCACCGATTCGCGCGCGCCGGGCGCGCCGAAGGACACCGATGGCTCGGCGCTGTTCCAGCTGTACCAGGCCTTCGCCACTGCCGAGGAAACCGCTGCGTTCGCGCAAGCCTTCGCCGCCGGCATCGGCTGGGGCGAGGCCAAGCAGCAGCTGTTCGCGCGTATCGATGCGGAGATCGCGCCGATGCGCGAGCGCTACGAGGCGTTGATGGCGCGCCCGGGCGAGATCGAGGCGATCCTGCGCGACAACGCGCAGCGCCTGCGTACGCGCTATGCCACGCCGTTCCTGGCCGAACTGCGGCGTGCGGTGGGCCTGCGCAGCCTTGTCGTCGAGCCGGCAGCGGGCGTGATCGAGACGTCAGCTTCGGCGAGTGTGCTGATCACATCGGCGTTGCCGGTGTTCAAGCAGTACCGCGAGCAGGACGGCCGCTTCTACTTCAAGCTGCTCGACGGCGAAGGCGCGCTACTGCTGCAGAGCGGCGGTTTCGATTCGCCGCGCGAGGCCGGGCGCGTGATCGGTGCGCTCAAGCAGGCCGATCACGCCGATGCGCTGCACGGCGCGGAACTGACCCTGGCGGTGCCGGCCGATGCGGTGCTGGCCGCGCTGCAGCGGCTGCGCGACGCGGGCTGA
- a CDS encoding MBL fold metallo-hydrolase has product MPRDPSIHLIDTGFQRAQFDAAYLIVEHGRGAFVDCGTSHSLPAMLAALDGAGLAPGDVDWLIVTHVHLDHAGGAGALLQHLPNARLLVHPRGAPHMIDPARLIAGATAVYGEAEIARSYGTIVPVPAERVVVAEDGHRLWLGERELLCIDTPGHARHHLCVWDARSRSWFSGDTFGLSYRELDSAQGAFVLPTSSPVQFDPEAMRASIQRMLGHAPETLYLTHYGPVGAAGTLAADLFEQLDAMVAIARSCDGRSDRHRCLVAALGALYLERARLHGCPLDDAGVERVLQMDIELNAQGLACWLER; this is encoded by the coding sequence ATGCCACGCGACCCCAGCATCCATCTCATCGACACCGGCTTTCAGCGCGCGCAGTTCGATGCGGCCTACCTGATCGTGGAGCACGGGCGCGGCGCCTTCGTCGATTGCGGCACCAGTCACTCGCTGCCGGCCATGCTCGCCGCGCTCGACGGCGCCGGCCTGGCGCCGGGCGACGTGGACTGGCTGATCGTGACCCACGTGCATCTGGACCATGCCGGCGGCGCCGGTGCGCTGCTGCAGCACCTGCCGAATGCGCGCCTGCTGGTGCATCCGCGCGGCGCGCCGCACATGATCGATCCGGCGCGGCTGATCGCCGGCGCCACCGCGGTGTACGGCGAAGCCGAGATCGCGCGCAGCTACGGCACGATCGTGCCGGTGCCGGCCGAGCGCGTCGTCGTCGCCGAGGACGGCCATCGGCTGTGGCTGGGCGAGCGCGAACTGTTGTGCATCGATACGCCGGGCCACGCGCGCCATCATCTGTGCGTGTGGGACGCGCGCAGCCGCAGCTGGTTCAGCGGCGACACCTTCGGCCTGTCGTATCGCGAACTGGACAGTGCGCAGGGCGCGTTCGTGCTCCCGACGTCCTCGCCGGTGCAGTTCGATCCGGAGGCGATGCGCGCCTCGATCCAGCGCATGCTTGGCCATGCGCCGGAGACGCTGTATCTGACCCACTACGGCCCGGTCGGCGCGGCGGGCACGCTGGCGGCGGATCTGTTCGAGCAACTCGACGCGATGGTGGCGATCGCGCGCAGTTGCGACGGGCGTTCCGATCGCCATCGCTGCCTGGTCGCCGCGCTCGGCGCGCTGTACCTGGAGCGCGCGCGGCTGCATGGCTGCCCGCTTGACGATGCCGGCGTGGAACGGGTGCTGCAGATGGATATCGAGCTCAATGCGCAGGGCCTGGCCTGCTGGCTGGAGCGTTGA